Proteins co-encoded in one Streptomyces sp. JH34 genomic window:
- a CDS encoding DUF6286 domain-containing protein, which yields MTEPQDPENSTRRLPTVEAASPGGVLEMQSASGSSYEPGTAPDPPGGRAGRFWSGRRVPAALVALAVLGGAGILLYDIAAVRADHPAMQWRRSVADDLSSRHLDDVWVLAGSALAAALGLWLLLLALTPGLRALLPMRRRHAGVRAGLDRTAAGLVLRDRAVEVAGVQSVRVRMSRRRATVRALSHFRELDDVRADLDTVLSLAVSELDLARPPGLSVHVRRPAKKG from the coding sequence ATGACCGAGCCCCAGGACCCGGAGAACAGCACGCGGCGCCTGCCCACCGTCGAGGCGGCGTCACCGGGCGGCGTGCTCGAGATGCAGTCCGCCTCGGGCTCGAGCTACGAACCCGGAACCGCGCCGGACCCGCCGGGCGGCAGGGCGGGGCGCTTCTGGTCCGGGCGCAGGGTCCCAGCGGCCCTGGTCGCCCTGGCCGTCCTCGGCGGCGCCGGAATCCTGCTCTACGACATCGCGGCCGTACGCGCGGACCACCCCGCCATGCAGTGGCGGCGCTCCGTCGCCGACGACCTGTCGAGCCGTCACCTCGACGACGTGTGGGTCCTCGCGGGATCCGCGCTGGCGGCCGCCCTCGGTCTCTGGCTGCTCCTGCTGGCCCTCACTCCCGGGCTGCGCGCCCTGCTTCCCATGAGACGCCGGCACGCCGGCGTACGGGCCGGACTCGACCGGACGGCCGCCGGCCTGGTCCTGCGCGACCGGGCCGTGGAAGTGGCCGGTGTGCAGTCCGTACGGGTGAGGATGAGCCGTCGCAGGGCGACCGTGCGGGCGCTCTCGCACTTCCGTGAACTCGACGACGTCAGGGCCGATCTGGACACCGTCCTGTCCCTCGCCGTCAGCGAACTGGATTTGGCACGCCCGCCGGGCCTCTCCGTGCACGTGCGCCGGCCCGCGAAGAAGGGATGA
- the amaP gene encoding alkaline shock response membrane anchor protein AmaP, which translates to MIKTVNRVLLGLAGLVLVVLGGAVLATGLGLAVPSWWPWDGTGDVLLSKADRTRWRDEGWWWPTVIAVLAVLVVLALWWLLAQLRRGRLAEVLVDSGDGEGALLRGRALEGALGDEAGALDGVSDARVTLTGRRTAPRARIRLLMDPHAAPGLALRGLSEGALTHARTSAGLDELPAEVRLKAVKHRAERVS; encoded by the coding sequence GTGATCAAGACCGTCAACCGGGTCCTGCTCGGCCTCGCGGGGCTGGTCCTCGTCGTCCTCGGCGGCGCCGTCCTCGCGACGGGGCTCGGTCTGGCCGTGCCCTCCTGGTGGCCCTGGGACGGCACGGGCGACGTGTTGCTCAGCAAGGCCGACCGGACCAGGTGGCGCGACGAGGGCTGGTGGTGGCCCACCGTGATCGCGGTCCTCGCCGTCCTCGTGGTCCTCGCGCTGTGGTGGCTCCTCGCCCAGCTGCGCCGCGGGCGCCTCGCCGAGGTGCTGGTCGACAGCGGCGACGGGGAGGGAGCGCTGCTGCGCGGAAGGGCACTGGAGGGCGCGCTCGGCGACGAGGCGGGCGCCCTGGACGGGGTGTCCGACGCCAGGGTGACGCTGACCGGGCGGCGCACCGCCCCGCGGGCCCGTATCCGCCTCCTGATGGACCCGCACGCGGCCCCGGGCCTCGCGCTGCGGGGCCTCTCCGAGGGGGCTCTGACCCACGCCCGGACCTCGGCCGGGCTGGACGAGCTGCCCGCCGAGGTCCGTCTGAAGGCGGTCAAGCACCGCGCGGAGCGGGTGAGCTGA
- a CDS encoding SDR family oxidoreductase, producing MDLGLKDRVYIVTGATRGLGNATARALAADGAKVIVSGRDEKDAAEAAAELGAGAVGIGADNADPLAARRLVDTAKERFGRLDGILISVGGPAPGFLADNTDDQWQSAFESVFLGAVRLARTAAEALGEGGVIGFVLSGSVHEPIAGLTISNGLRPGLAGFAKSLADELGPRGIRVVGVLPSRIDTDRVRELDALSGDAEASRTANEARIPLRRYGTPEEFGKTSAFLLSPAASYLTGVMVPVDGGARHGF from the coding sequence ATGGATCTTGGACTGAAGGACCGTGTGTACATCGTCACCGGGGCGACCCGCGGGCTGGGCAACGCGACCGCGCGCGCCCTCGCCGCCGACGGCGCGAAGGTGATCGTCTCCGGGCGTGACGAGAAGGACGCCGCCGAGGCGGCCGCCGAACTGGGCGCCGGCGCGGTCGGGATCGGCGCGGACAACGCCGATCCGCTTGCCGCCCGGCGGCTGGTGGACACGGCGAAGGAACGCTTCGGCAGGCTCGACGGCATCCTGATCAGCGTCGGCGGGCCCGCCCCGGGCTTCCTGGCCGACAACACGGACGACCAGTGGCAGTCGGCGTTCGAGTCGGTCTTCCTCGGTGCCGTACGTCTGGCCCGTACGGCGGCCGAGGCGCTCGGCGAGGGCGGTGTCATCGGCTTCGTGCTGTCCGGGTCGGTGCACGAGCCGATCGCCGGCCTGACGATCTCCAACGGACTGCGCCCCGGTCTCGCCGGTTTCGCCAAGTCGCTGGCCGACGAGCTGGGTCCGCGCGGCATCCGGGTCGTCGGTGTCCTGCCGTCGCGGATCGACACGGACCGGGTGCGCGAGCTCGACGCCCTGTCCGGGGACGCCGAGGCGTCCCGCACGGCCAACGAGGCACGCATCCCGCTGCGCCGCTACGGCACCCCGGAGGAGTTCGGGAAGACGTCGGCCTTCCTGCTCTCGCCGGCGGCCTCCTACCTGACGGGCGTCATGGTGCCCGTCGACGGCGGTGCCCGGCACGGGTTCTGA
- a CDS encoding glycoside hydrolase family 15 protein, which yields MTPRIEDYAVIGDLQTAALVGRNGSVDWLCLPRFDSGACFAALLGDEDNGHWRIAPQGTDSTETCTRRAYVEDTLVLETFWETRTGTVKVIDFMPQRDKAPDVMRIVQGVSGSVDMSSVLRLRFDFGSVVPWMRRSHGHRVAVAGPDSVWLRSEPPVKTWGQQFSTCSSFTVAEGESVAFVLTWHPSHSPRPKLIDPHKSLKHTLTDWAKWSARCTYHGRHREAVLRSLITLKALTYAPTGGIVAALTTSLPEEIGGVRNWDYRYCWLRDSTLTLGAMISVGYVQEAAAWRDWLLRAVAGDPADLQIMYGLAGERRLPESELPWLSGYENSLPVRTGNAAVRQLQLDVYGEVIDSLRVARAAGLDDKPHAWNLQLSLLGFLESSWREPDEGLWEVRGQRRHFVHSKVMAWVAADRAVRTLEENPGLPGDADRWRAMRDAVHAEVCEKGYDPVRNTFTQYYGSRELDASTLLIVRTGFLPPDDPRVVGTVDAVREELAHDGLIRRYSTEGGSVDGLPGDEGAFLACSFWLVDALLRTGRREEAEELFDRLLDLRNDVGLLAEEYDSGAGRQLGNYPQAFSHVGLVNSAVDLAGEDLAG from the coding sequence GTGACCCCACGTATCGAGGACTACGCCGTCATCGGCGATCTCCAGACCGCCGCCCTGGTCGGCAGGAACGGTTCTGTCGACTGGCTGTGCCTGCCCCGCTTCGACTCCGGCGCCTGTTTCGCGGCCCTGCTCGGCGACGAGGACAACGGCCACTGGCGCATCGCCCCCCAGGGCACGGACAGCACGGAGACCTGCACCCGGCGCGCCTACGTGGAGGACACCCTCGTCCTGGAGACCTTCTGGGAGACCAGGACCGGGACCGTCAAGGTCATCGACTTCATGCCGCAGCGCGACAAGGCGCCCGACGTCATGCGGATCGTCCAGGGCGTCAGCGGCAGCGTCGACATGAGCTCGGTCCTGCGGCTGCGGTTCGACTTCGGCTCCGTGGTCCCGTGGATGCGCCGCTCGCACGGCCACCGGGTGGCGGTCGCGGGCCCCGACTCCGTCTGGTTGCGCAGCGAACCGCCGGTGAAGACGTGGGGCCAGCAGTTCAGCACCTGCTCCTCCTTCACCGTCGCCGAGGGCGAGTCCGTGGCGTTCGTCCTCACCTGGCACCCCTCGCACTCCCCGCGCCCCAAGCTGATCGACCCTCACAAGTCGCTGAAGCACACCCTTACCGACTGGGCGAAGTGGTCGGCCCGGTGCACCTACCACGGCAGGCACCGGGAGGCGGTGCTCCGCTCGCTGATCACCCTGAAGGCGCTCACCTACGCCCCCACCGGGGGGATCGTGGCGGCCCTCACGACCTCGCTGCCGGAGGAGATCGGCGGCGTGCGGAACTGGGACTACCGCTACTGCTGGCTGCGGGACTCCACGCTCACCCTGGGCGCCATGATCTCGGTGGGCTATGTGCAGGAGGCGGCCGCGTGGCGTGACTGGCTGCTCCGGGCGGTGGCGGGCGACCCCGCGGACCTCCAGATCATGTACGGCCTCGCCGGCGAGCGCAGACTCCCCGAGTCGGAGCTGCCGTGGCTGAGCGGCTACGAGAACTCGCTGCCGGTCCGTACGGGCAACGCGGCGGTGCGGCAGCTGCAGCTCGACGTGTACGGCGAGGTCATCGATTCGCTCAGGGTGGCCCGGGCGGCCGGGCTCGACGACAAGCCGCACGCCTGGAACCTGCAGCTCAGCCTGCTCGGCTTCCTGGAGTCCAGCTGGCGTGAGCCGGACGAGGGCCTGTGGGAGGTGCGCGGGCAACGCCGCCACTTCGTCCACTCCAAGGTGATGGCCTGGGTCGCCGCCGACCGGGCGGTGCGCACCCTGGAGGAGAACCCGGGCCTGCCCGGGGACGCCGACCGGTGGCGGGCGATGCGGGACGCCGTGCACGCGGAGGTCTGCGAGAAGGGGTACGACCCCGTGCGCAACACCTTCACCCAGTACTACGGCTCCCGGGAGCTGGACGCCTCGACGCTGCTCATCGTGCGCACCGGTTTCCTGCCGCCCGACGACCCCCGGGTGGTCGGGACGGTCGACGCGGTGCGCGAGGAGCTCGCCCACGACGGCCTGATCCGCCGCTACAGCACCGAGGGCGGCTCGGTGGACGGCCTCCCCGGTGACGAGGGCGCGTTCCTCGCGTGCTCGTTCTGGCTCGTCGACGCGCTGCTGCGGACGGGCCGCAGGGAGGAGGCCGAGGAGCTCTTCGACCGGCTGCTGGACCTGCGCAACGACGTGGGGCTGCTGGCCGAGGAGTACGACTCGGGGGCCGGTCGTCAGCTCGGCAACTACCCGCAGGCGTTCAGCCACGTCGGCCTGGTCAACAGCGCGGTCGACCTCGCGGGTGAGGACTTGGCAGGATAG
- a CDS encoding SURF1 family protein yields the protein MYRFLLTRQWVILTLLVLAMIPTMVELGFWQFHRHEHRVEQNALITRNLEADPVPVTRLTSPGHTVPRSDYWRAVTATGTFDTEHEVVVRRRTSQDERIGVLVLTPLDLKGGGTVLVNRGWVPAAADQQSFPEVPAPPRGEVTVTGRLKADETTSASGIKDLRGLPDRQVMLMNSAQQAHLLGRPVLGGYLELTGPEPADGSPETIAAPDDGSIGPHMAYAVQWWLFAAGVPVGWVILVRREKRDLEEAAAQGEAAEQPEPATA from the coding sequence GTGTACCGCTTCCTGTTGACCCGGCAGTGGGTGATTCTCACCCTGCTCGTCCTCGCCATGATCCCCACGATGGTGGAGCTGGGTTTCTGGCAGTTCCACCGGCACGAACACCGGGTCGAGCAGAACGCACTGATCACGCGGAACCTCGAGGCGGACCCGGTCCCCGTCACCCGCCTCACCTCTCCCGGACACACGGTCCCGCGCTCCGACTACTGGCGTGCCGTGACGGCCACCGGGACGTTCGACACCGAGCACGAGGTGGTCGTACGACGTCGCACCTCGCAGGACGAGCGCATCGGCGTACTGGTCCTTACCCCCCTGGACCTCAAGGGCGGGGGCACCGTCCTGGTCAACCGGGGATGGGTCCCGGCCGCCGCCGACCAGCAGTCCTTCCCGGAGGTCCCGGCGCCGCCGCGCGGCGAGGTCACGGTCACGGGCCGGCTCAAGGCGGACGAGACGACGAGCGCCAGTGGCATCAAGGACCTGCGGGGCCTGCCGGACCGCCAGGTGATGCTGATGAACAGCGCGCAGCAGGCGCATCTGCTGGGCCGTCCGGTGCTGGGCGGGTACCTCGAGCTGACCGGCCCGGAGCCCGCCGACGGCAGCCCCGAGACGATCGCCGCCCCCGACGACGGTTCCATCGGCCCTCATATGGCGTACGCCGTGCAGTGGTGGCTCTTCGCCGCGGGGGTCCCCGTCGGCTGGGTGATCCTCGTGCGCCGTGAGAAGCGCGACCTCGAAGAGGCCGCCGCGCAGGGCGAGGCGGCGGAGCAGCCGGAACCGGCGACCGCCTGA
- a CDS encoding DEDDh family exonuclease translates to MTMLDDRQTAAPWPAAYPQGYAVVDVETTGLARDDRIISAAVYRLDARGDVEDHWYTLVNPERDPGPVWIHGLTSDVLEGAPLFPEVAAELSERLAGRVLVAHNAAFDWSMIAREYARAAATAPVEQRLCTIALAKELRLPLPNHKLASLAAHFGVVQQHAHHALDDARVLAEAFRPSLHAAAKGGVRLPLLECRPLTEWYDSPVTPRAGYRPSQGQGSWRPSRKRPACPYPNPGRYESDKPLMQGMRVAFSGDTSVDRELLEDRAVEAGLHVATSVSRLTSLLVTNDPDSATSKTVKAKSFGTPVLEESAFTHLLRDVAPARTVAVPKPSPSSE, encoded by the coding sequence GTGACCATGCTCGACGACCGTCAGACCGCAGCGCCGTGGCCGGCCGCGTATCCCCAGGGGTACGCGGTCGTCGACGTGGAGACCACCGGCCTCGCCCGCGACGACCGGATAATCTCCGCTGCCGTGTACCGCCTCGACGCACGAGGTGACGTCGAGGACCACTGGTACACGCTGGTGAACCCCGAGAGGGACCCCGGGCCCGTCTGGATCCACGGGCTGACCAGCGACGTCCTGGAGGGCGCGCCCCTCTTCCCGGAGGTCGCGGCCGAGTTGTCCGAGCGGCTGGCCGGACGGGTGCTCGTCGCCCACAACGCCGCGTTCGACTGGTCGATGATCGCCCGGGAGTATGCCCGGGCGGCGGCCACCGCGCCCGTCGAGCAGCGGCTGTGCACCATCGCGCTCGCCAAGGAGCTCCGGCTCCCCCTGCCCAACCACAAACTGGCGTCGCTCGCCGCGCACTTCGGCGTGGTCCAGCAGCACGCGCACCACGCCCTGGACGACGCGCGGGTGCTGGCCGAGGCCTTCCGGCCGAGCCTGCACGCGGCGGCGAAGGGCGGGGTGCGGCTGCCGCTGCTGGAGTGCCGTCCGCTGACGGAGTGGTACGACTCGCCCGTCACCCCGCGCGCCGGGTACCGGCCGTCGCAGGGGCAGGGCAGCTGGCGCCCCTCGCGCAAGCGCCCCGCGTGCCCGTATCCGAACCCCGGGCGCTACGAGTCGGACAAACCGCTCATGCAGGGCATGCGGGTGGCCTTCTCCGGAGACACCTCGGTCGACCGGGAGCTCCTGGAGGACCGCGCCGTGGAGGCCGGTCTGCACGTGGCGACCAGCGTGTCCCGGCTGACGAGTCTGCTCGTCACCAACGACCCGGACTCGGCGACGTCCAAGACGGTGAAGGCGAAGTCGTTCGGCACGCCGGTCCTGGAGGAGAGCGCGTTCACCCATCTCCTGAGGGACGTGGCACCGGCCAGGACGGTCGCCGTGCCGAAACCGTCACCGTCATCGGAGTGA
- a CDS encoding VIT family protein gives MTDTQAHTHDEPHGSGLGTRLNWLRAAVLGANDGVVSTAGLVVGVAGATGDRSTLLTAGLAGLLAGSMSMAAGEYVSVSTQRDSEKAALETERRELEETPEAELAELTGLLEEKGLSSKLAREAAVQLTRRDALRAHAEVELGIDPDALTNPWHAAGASFLAFTVGALLPLLAIVLPPTPARLPVTVVSVLAALALTGWWSARLGEAAPGPAVLRNMSGGAVAMAVTYGAGALLGAAGA, from the coding sequence GTGACGGACACACAGGCGCATACACACGACGAACCCCACGGAAGCGGACTCGGCACCCGGCTCAACTGGCTCCGGGCCGCCGTGCTCGGCGCCAACGACGGAGTGGTCTCCACCGCCGGCCTCGTCGTCGGTGTGGCCGGGGCCACGGGCGACCGCTCCACCCTGCTGACAGCCGGCCTGGCGGGGCTGCTCGCGGGGTCCATGTCCATGGCGGCCGGCGAATACGTGTCGGTGTCCACCCAGCGCGACTCGGAGAAGGCCGCGCTGGAGACGGAGAGGAGGGAGCTGGAGGAGACCCCGGAGGCCGAGCTCGCGGAACTCACCGGACTCCTGGAGGAGAAGGGGCTGAGCAGCAAGCTGGCCCGGGAGGCCGCCGTCCAGCTCACCCGGCGCGACGCGCTGCGTGCCCACGCCGAGGTCGAGCTGGGTATCGACCCGGACGCGCTGACCAACCCGTGGCACGCCGCGGGGGCGAGCTTCCTGGCCTTCACGGTGGGCGCACTGCTGCCCCTGCTGGCGATCGTGCTGCCGCCCACTCCGGCACGGCTCCCCGTCACCGTGGTCTCGGTGCTCGCGGCCCTGGCGCTGACCGGCTGGTGGAGCGCCCGGCTGGGCGAGGCGGCGCCGGGGCCCGCGGTGCTGCGGAACATGTCCGGGGGAGCGGTGGCCATGGCGGTGACCTACGGGGCGGGGGCGCTGCTGGGGGCGGCGGGGGCGTGA